AGATTGCCCAGGCGGGTGTCGGAAAGAACGTCCCGCTCGATTCACTGAAGGTATTGGATCACGACACTGCCGTGAAGGAATGCGACAGGCTGCTCCTCAGCGAACTTCTGGACCCCAGGGAAGCCTGGGAGAACTGATGAACCCTCTCAGAAGAAGGGAGGGTTGATGAACAGGATGCAGGCTCCGAGGGCCAGTGTCAGGTAGATGAGATAGTTACCCAGCAGGGTCTTGGTCTCAAGAAGGTCTGCCCTGATTCCGCAGGTGACGAAGAGCTTCTTCATGATGGCGCAGACGAAGAACACCAGAAGGGTATCGATAACCGTAACGATGGTCTTGTCCGAAAGGCTGTTCCAAATGACAGCTGCCACGAATCCCACGACGATAGCGAGAACTATCGCTAAAATGAGGACCTTGGTCGAATAGAGGCCTTTGAGAAGGAACTCACGCTCGTCGAAAGCCGAGGGGTTGAACGTGTATTCTTCCTCGGGCTCCTCCTTAATAAGACGCCTTTTCTTTGCCATACTGATGCCACAAATTGACACACCTTTATAATATTTGTCGCCCCGCGCGCTTTATAATAAGCAAGGAGCCGAGGATTTCTCGGGGGACAGGGGACTCTGAAATCCTCACTTCCCCGAAAATAACGCAAAAAATGAAATTTTCTCGGAAAAAAGTTCACTTTCGGTCACTTTCGGTACTTTCGGTGACCTCCCCCTCTTAACCTTATATACTCCCGTTTCGGTCTGTTACGTAGGAGAGAAAAACATGGGAGAGAAGACCCTTGAAGACATACCCGGAGTCGGACCCG
The sequence above is a segment of the methanogenic archaeon ISO4-H5 genome. Coding sequences within it:
- a CDS encoding transmembrane protein gives rise to the protein MAKKRRLIKEEPEEEYTFNPSAFDEREFLLKGLYSTKVLILAIVLAIVVGFVAAVIWNSLSDKTIVTVIDTLLVFFVCAIMKKLFVTCGIRADLLETKTLLGNYLIYLTLALGACILFINPPFF